In Mesorhizobium sp., one DNA window encodes the following:
- a CDS encoding outer membrane beta-barrel protein, with protein MPRLRTLSSRLLRSRALLLSASAVLVALAPALSQEAGLRGEVTEADIKRDLVSRPSPLYPVTPPTPEQQRAANPAYVPEGPRTGEDEAASAETLSTLFPDPAGDAAALGEPEEAERPVGVRERPAEPEAAPEVSVAEEEEPTSANPRAEKIDSDDEERNIRVEPENVRTAGIESPEPEVEDNPYAPLGLRLGTFNVITTLEQGLTWTSNATYSPVPKAAVLSETTLRLNAVSDWSRHSANINAYGTYRKSIDGEPVTDPSLGLDATLNLDFADDLRGIGKLGYALKREEADSPVELPATVTSRPIRQEITGSLGLEKDVGKFRFAASGNLLRLDYGDAELSNGNTLSQRERNSTLVTGVLRAGYEISPAITPFVEFEYGRRVYDQKIDSGGSQRSSDRMAARLGAEIDLGEKLTGELALGYVTEQFDDAALIDISGLSTSAELSWSPERGTTVGFNASTEVEGTTTAGESGSVLYSGTVSLQREIRANLSANASLGLSWRDYASTPDHDLTWRGETSLTWWLNRYARVTGRYRFEHLTSSKSADGTTVHNVFLGVTLQR; from the coding sequence ATGCCGCGTCTTCGAACCCTATCGTCGCGCCTGTTGCGCAGCCGGGCTTTGCTGCTCTCGGCCAGCGCCGTACTGGTGGCGCTCGCCCCGGCACTCTCCCAGGAGGCCGGTCTGCGCGGAGAGGTGACCGAGGCGGACATCAAGCGGGACCTCGTTTCCCGCCCCTCGCCGCTCTATCCCGTGACACCGCCGACGCCCGAACAGCAGCGCGCCGCCAATCCCGCCTATGTTCCCGAAGGCCCCAGGACGGGCGAGGACGAGGCCGCTTCCGCCGAAACGCTTTCGACATTGTTTCCGGATCCGGCGGGCGACGCCGCAGCGCTGGGAGAACCGGAAGAGGCGGAGCGACCCGTGGGCGTCCGCGAGCGCCCGGCAGAGCCAGAAGCGGCACCTGAGGTATCCGTCGCGGAGGAAGAAGAGCCAACATCCGCCAATCCGCGTGCAGAGAAGATCGATTCCGACGACGAAGAGCGCAACATCCGGGTCGAGCCAGAGAACGTCCGCACTGCTGGCATCGAGAGCCCCGAACCGGAGGTGGAGGACAATCCCTACGCCCCGCTCGGCCTGCGCCTCGGCACGTTCAATGTGATCACGACCCTGGAACAGGGCCTGACCTGGACGTCCAACGCGACCTACAGTCCGGTTCCGAAAGCGGCTGTCCTCTCGGAGACCACCTTGCGCCTCAACGCGGTGTCGGATTGGTCGCGCCATTCGGCGAACATCAACGCCTACGGCACCTACCGGAAATCGATCGACGGCGAACCGGTCACGGACCCGTCCCTCGGTCTCGACGCGACCCTCAACCTCGACTTCGCGGACGATCTTCGCGGAATCGGCAAGCTCGGCTATGCACTCAAGCGCGAGGAAGCGGATTCGCCCGTCGAACTCCCGGCAACAGTCACGTCGCGGCCGATCCGCCAGGAAATCACCGGTAGCCTCGGGCTGGAAAAGGACGTCGGCAAGTTCCGCTTCGCTGCCAGCGGGAACCTTCTGCGGCTCGACTACGGCGATGCTGAACTCAGCAACGGCAACACGCTCTCGCAGCGCGAGCGCAACTCGACGCTGGTCACCGGCGTTCTGCGCGCCGGCTACGAGATTTCTCCAGCGATCACGCCCTTCGTTGAGTTCGAATACGGCCGCCGCGTCTACGATCAGAAGATCGACAGCGGCGGCTCTCAGCGCTCGTCGGACCGCATGGCCGCGCGACTCGGCGCCGAAATCGACCTTGGCGAGAAGCTGACCGGCGAACTGGCGCTCGGCTACGTGACCGAACAGTTCGATGACGCCGCGCTAATCGATATCTCGGGTCTTTCGACCAGCGCCGAACTGTCATGGTCGCCGGAGCGCGGCACGACCGTCGGCTTCAACGCCTCGACCGAGGTGGAGGGCACCACGACTGCCGGAGAAAGCGGCTCGGTCCTCTATTCGGGAACCGTCTCGCTGCAGCGCGAGATCCGCGCCAACCTGTCGGCAAACGCCTCGCTCGGCCTGTCCTGGCGTGATTATGCCTCTACGCCCGATCACGATCTGACCTGGCGCGGCGAGACGTCTCTGACCTGGTGGCTCAACCGCTATGCCCGGGTGACTGGACGATACCGGTTCGAGCACCTGACCAGCAGCAAGTCGGCCGACGGCACGACGGTCCACAACGTCTTCCTGGGCGTCACGCTGCAGCGCTAG
- a CDS encoding KpsF/GutQ family sugar-phosphate isomerase: MHAGLKRQSVDRSAAIRSAVRTIATEQAGMAALAAALDNGLAEPFAEAVEMISGRTGRVIVTGVGKSGHIGSKIAATLASTGTPAFFVHPAEANHGDLGMITRDDAIVAMSWSGESQELQGIVGYSRRFSIPLIALTAGENSSLAREADIALVLPKVTEACPHGLAPTTSTLLQLALGDALSIALLEARGFTRDDFRGFHPGGKLGASLTHLSEIMRTGDDLPLVRLGTKMPEAVMRLSNKKVGCVIIVDGDDRLVGIITDGDVARNLHRNLGDVVVEEVMTRTPKTVAPDMSAGAAIAYLNENKVGALIVMENDRPVGVVHFHDLLRIGAA, from the coding sequence ATGCATGCAGGCCTGAAACGCCAATCCGTCGACCGTTCCGCCGCGATCCGATCGGCGGTGCGGACAATTGCGACCGAGCAGGCCGGAATGGCGGCGCTGGCAGCCGCGCTCGACAACGGGCTGGCGGAGCCCTTCGCGGAAGCGGTCGAGATGATTTCGGGTCGAACCGGCCGCGTCATCGTCACCGGCGTCGGCAAGAGCGGACATATCGGCTCCAAGATCGCGGCGACGCTCGCCTCGACGGGAACGCCCGCCTTCTTCGTGCATCCGGCCGAGGCAAACCATGGCGACCTGGGTATGATCACCAGGGACGACGCCATCGTCGCCATGTCGTGGTCCGGGGAGAGCCAGGAGCTTCAGGGCATCGTCGGCTATTCGCGGCGCTTCTCCATTCCTCTCATCGCGCTGACGGCGGGCGAGAACTCGTCTCTGGCGCGCGAGGCGGATATCGCACTGGTGTTGCCGAAGGTGACGGAAGCTTGCCCCCACGGGCTCGCACCGACGACGTCGACGTTGCTTCAACTCGCTCTGGGCGACGCATTGTCAATCGCGCTGCTCGAGGCAAGGGGCTTCACCCGGGACGATTTCCGTGGCTTCCACCCCGGCGGCAAGCTCGGCGCATCGCTGACCCACCTGTCGGAGATCATGCGCACCGGCGACGACCTGCCACTGGTTCGTCTCGGGACAAAGATGCCTGAGGCGGTGATGCGGCTCTCGAACAAGAAGGTCGGCTGCGTGATCATCGTCGATGGAGACGACCGGCTGGTCGGTATCATCACCGACGGTGACGTGGCCCGCAACCTGCACCGCAACCTCGGGGACGTGGTCGTCGAGGAGGTCATGACGCGTACACCGAAGACCGTTGCTCCCGACATGTCGGCAGGCGCCGCGATCGCCTATCTCAACGAGAACAAGGTAGGCGCCCTGATCGTGATGGAGAACGATCGTCCCGTCGGCGTCGTCCATTTCCACGACCTGCTGCGGATCGGGGCGGCCTGA
- a CDS encoding FAD-dependent oxidoreductase codes for MNRKLDLRTGRPVWMAYRAPRVETSKLVRDIKTDVLVVGMGISGGMIAEALTADGRDVIVVDRRGAIIGSTPATTALVQYEIDQPLTVLAGKIGKAKAEAAWRRSRLAVANLSAKVDEVGIACAKLPRPSLLLAGNVLGPGALREEAEARRAAGLAAEYLTSGRLRDRFGIDREAALVSPDNLAVDPRKLAAGLHGAAIARGARYYAPVEATTFSSTASGIEVGTRNGPAISAKHVVLATGYELASIVPPKGHSIVSTWAIATRPQKSALWPQEAFVWEASDPYLYLRATADGRVICGGEDEEFHDEGARDALIGQKSARISEKLKKLMPAIDPTPEFAWAGSFGTTSTGLPIIAKAPRHPRIHAVMGYGGNGITFSRIASEIVRTELSGGTDADAGLFRFPE; via the coding sequence ATGAACCGGAAACTCGATCTGCGGACCGGAAGGCCGGTCTGGATGGCCTACCGCGCGCCGCGCGTGGAGACCTCGAAGCTGGTACGCGACATCAAGACCGACGTCCTCGTGGTCGGGATGGGGATTTCGGGCGGGATGATCGCCGAGGCGCTCACGGCCGATGGCCGGGACGTCATCGTCGTCGATCGACGGGGCGCAATCATCGGCTCCACGCCTGCAACCACGGCGCTCGTCCAGTACGAGATCGACCAGCCCTTGACGGTGCTCGCCGGAAAAATCGGCAAAGCGAAAGCCGAGGCCGCCTGGCGGCGCTCCCGGCTGGCGGTGGCAAACCTTTCGGCGAAGGTCGACGAAGTCGGCATCGCCTGTGCGAAGTTGCCGCGCCCGTCGCTGCTGCTGGCCGGCAACGTGCTCGGTCCCGGCGCCTTGCGCGAGGAAGCCGAAGCGCGCCGGGCGGCCGGTCTCGCTGCCGAATACCTCACCTCCGGCCGTTTGCGCGACCGCTTCGGCATCGATCGCGAGGCGGCCCTCGTCAGTCCCGACAACCTCGCCGTCGATCCGCGCAAGCTTGCGGCCGGGCTGCACGGGGCGGCCATAGCGCGCGGTGCGCGCTATTATGCACCTGTCGAAGCGACGACATTCTCGTCGACCGCGTCCGGAATCGAGGTCGGCACCCGCAACGGTCCTGCGATATCGGCGAAACATGTCGTGCTTGCCACCGGCTATGAACTCGCTTCCATCGTTCCGCCGAAGGGCCACTCCATTGTCTCGACATGGGCCATTGCGACGCGACCACAGAAATCCGCGCTCTGGCCGCAGGAGGCCTTCGTCTGGGAAGCATCCGACCCCTATCTCTACCTGCGCGCCACCGCCGACGGCCGCGTCATCTGCGGCGGCGAGGACGAGGAGTTTCACGACGAAGGCGCGCGCGATGCGCTGATCGGCCAGAAGTCCGCCCGCATCTCGGAAAAGCTGAAGAAGCTCATGCCGGCCATCGACCCCACGCCCGAGTTCGCCTGGGCCGGGTCGTTCGGGACCACCTCGACCGGGCTACCCATCATCGCCAAGGCACCGCGCCATCCGCGCATACATGCCGTCATGGGCTATGGCGGCAACGGCATCACCTTCTCGCGGATCGCATCCGAGATCGTGCGGACCGAGCTCAGTGGCGGCACGGACGCCGACGCCGGCCTTTTCCGGTTTCCGGAATAA
- a CDS encoding SPFH domain-containing protein — protein MGFSGFDVVIPVLVVLVLLLIFAGIKTVPQGYNYTVERFGRYTRTLSPGLNLIIPFIDRLGAKMNMMEQVLDVPTQEVITRDNAIVAVDGVAFYQVLNAPQAAYQVSGLENAILNLTMTNIRSVMGSMDLDELLSNRDAINERLLKIVDDAASPWGIKMTRVEIKDINPPANLVESMARQMMAERNKRAQILEAEGLKQAQVLEAEGRREAAFRDAEARERAAEAEARATQVVSEAIAKGDVQAINYFVAQKYTEALAKIGSAPNSKVVLMPMEASSLIGTLGGIGEIAKEVFRAEGTAGAQRLAGRTPRIPPEGGS, from the coding sequence ATGGGTTTTTCTGGTTTCGACGTCGTGATACCGGTCCTCGTCGTCCTCGTGCTCCTGCTGATCTTCGCAGGCATCAAGACCGTTCCGCAGGGCTACAACTACACGGTCGAGCGTTTCGGCCGCTACACACGCACGCTGTCGCCCGGCCTCAACCTGATCATTCCGTTCATCGACCGGCTCGGCGCGAAGATGAACATGATGGAGCAGGTGCTCGACGTCCCCACCCAGGAAGTCATCACCCGCGACAACGCGATCGTCGCCGTCGACGGCGTCGCCTTCTACCAGGTGCTGAATGCGCCGCAGGCGGCCTACCAGGTCTCCGGCCTGGAGAACGCGATCCTCAACCTCACCATGACCAACATTCGCTCGGTCATGGGTTCGATGGATCTCGACGAACTCCTCTCCAACCGCGACGCGATCAACGAGCGCCTGCTCAAGATCGTCGACGACGCGGCAAGTCCCTGGGGCATCAAGATGACCCGCGTCGAGATCAAGGATATCAATCCGCCCGCCAACCTGGTCGAATCCATGGCCCGCCAGATGATGGCCGAACGCAACAAGCGTGCGCAGATTCTCGAGGCGGAGGGATTGAAGCAGGCTCAGGTGCTGGAAGCCGAGGGCCGCAGGGAAGCCGCCTTCCGCGACGCCGAGGCGCGCGAGCGGGCCGCCGAGGCCGAGGCCCGCGCCACGCAGGTCGTGTCCGAGGCGATTGCCAAGGGAGACGTTCAGGCCATCAACTACTTCGTCGCGCAGAAATACACCGAGGCATTGGCCAAGATCGGCTCCGCGCCCAACAGCAAGGTCGTGCTGATGCCGATGGAGGCGTCGTCGCTGATCGGGACGCTTGGCGGCATCGGCGAGATCGCCAAGGAAGTCTTCCGCGCCGAGGGCACCGCGGGTGCGCAGCGTCTCGCCGGCCGCACCCCGCGTATTCCGCCGGAAGGCGGCAGCTGA
- the galU gene encoding UTP--glucose-1-phosphate uridylyltransferase GalU — MTTRKIRKAVFPVAGLGTRFLPATKAIPKEMLTVVDKPVIQYVVDEAREAGIEHFIFVTGRNKAVIEDHFDIQFELNATLRERGKSEPLERLAAMQPPAGTTSFTRQQEPLGLGHAVWCARELVGDEPFALLLPDMIMQSRKSCTAEMTELYEHTGGNVIALQECDPAEAHKYGIVGKGRDVHTGFEITQMIEKPKPGTAPSNLYINGRYILQPEIFDILATQERGTGNEIQLTDAMLTLAKSQPFHGVHYRGRTFDCGSPEGFIEANIAFGLWRPDMRAHVMSAIERLSTEIAPTQ; from the coding sequence GTGACGACCAGGAAGATTCGCAAGGCCGTGTTTCCGGTCGCTGGCCTTGGCACGCGGTTCCTTCCGGCGACGAAGGCGATCCCGAAGGAGATGCTCACGGTCGTCGACAAGCCGGTGATCCAGTACGTGGTGGACGAGGCGCGCGAGGCCGGCATCGAGCATTTCATCTTCGTCACAGGCCGCAACAAGGCGGTGATCGAGGATCATTTCGACATCCAGTTCGAGTTGAATGCAACGCTGCGCGAGCGCGGCAAGAGCGAGCCGCTGGAGCGGCTGGCGGCGATGCAGCCTCCGGCGGGCACGACCAGCTTCACCCGACAGCAGGAACCTCTCGGCCTTGGCCACGCGGTGTGGTGCGCGCGTGAGCTGGTCGGGGACGAGCCTTTTGCGCTGCTCCTGCCCGACATGATCATGCAGTCGCGCAAAAGCTGTACGGCGGAGATGACGGAACTCTACGAGCACACCGGCGGCAACGTCATCGCGCTGCAGGAATGCGATCCGGCCGAAGCGCATAAATACGGCATCGTCGGCAAAGGCCGAGACGTCCACACCGGTTTCGAGATTACGCAAATGATCGAGAAGCCGAAGCCGGGCACGGCTCCCTCCAATCTCTATATCAACGGCCGTTACATCCTTCAACCCGAGATCTTCGACATTCTGGCGACGCAGGAACGCGGTACCGGCAACGAGATCCAGCTCACCGACGCGATGCTGACGCTTGCGAAATCCCAGCCTTTCCACGGCGTCCACTATCGCGGCCGGACGTTCGATTGCGGTTCGCCCGAGGGCTTCATCGAGGCAAACATCGCCTTCGGCCTGTGGCGTCCCGACATGCGCGCGCATGTGATGTCGGCGATCGAACGGCTTTCGACTGAGATCGCCCCGACGCAGTGA
- a CDS encoding lytic murein transglycosylase, translating into MVSAAPAFADAGFKRWIADFRGTAAGAGISGSTFDRAFRGVSEPDAEVLEKARYQPEFTAPVWDYFDNRVNEDSVRVGREMARKYRSTLDKIEARFGVDRHVLLAIWSMESNYGEILKNDKVMRNVVRSLATLAYGDKRRAKFARTQLIAALKILQRGDIDESHLTGSWAGAMGHTQFIPTSFIAYGVDFDGNGRRDIWTSVPDALATAANLLAKNGWRSGQTWGYEVVLPQGRKFPGGKMSIGKWAEIGVTRASGKPFRDTGQSAELKVPDGRSGPAFLATKNFFVLKAYNNADKYALAVGLLADQIAGYGELVNDWNRPFTKLTFAEKQELQKRLLTLGYYDGELDGKIGSGSREAIKAFQERAGLAADGHPSKEVLTTLRQR; encoded by the coding sequence ATGGTCTCGGCGGCACCCGCATTCGCCGATGCCGGCTTCAAGCGCTGGATCGCCGATTTCCGTGGCACTGCGGCCGGCGCCGGAATTTCCGGAAGCACATTCGACAGGGCCTTTCGCGGCGTAAGCGAGCCGGATGCCGAGGTTCTGGAGAAGGCCCGCTATCAGCCCGAGTTCACCGCGCCGGTGTGGGACTATTTCGACAACCGCGTCAACGAGGATTCGGTGCGGGTCGGGCGCGAAATGGCGCGCAAGTACAGGTCGACGCTGGACAAGATCGAGGCGCGCTTCGGCGTCGATCGCCATGTCCTCCTGGCGATATGGTCGATGGAATCGAACTACGGCGAGATCCTCAAGAACGACAAGGTGATGCGCAATGTCGTGCGCTCGCTGGCGACGCTCGCCTATGGCGACAAGCGGCGCGCCAAATTCGCCCGCACCCAACTCATCGCGGCGCTCAAGATCCTGCAGCGCGGCGACATCGACGAAAGCCACCTCACCGGCTCCTGGGCGGGCGCCATGGGCCACACCCAGTTCATCCCGACGAGCTTCATCGCCTATGGCGTCGATTTCGACGGCAACGGCCGCCGCGACATCTGGACCTCCGTGCCGGACGCGCTCGCGACCGCGGCGAACCTGCTTGCCAAGAACGGGTGGCGGTCCGGCCAGACCTGGGGGTACGAGGTCGTCCTGCCGCAGGGCCGAAAATTCCCCGGCGGCAAGATGTCGATCGGCAAATGGGCCGAGATCGGCGTCACCCGTGCGAGCGGCAAACCGTTTCGCGACACGGGCCAGTCGGCCGAGCTCAAGGTTCCCGACGGCCGCTCCGGCCCGGCATTCCTGGCGACGAAGAATTTCTTCGTGCTGAAGGCCTATAACAATGCCGACAAATACGCCCTTGCCGTCGGCCTTCTTGCCGACCAGATCGCCGGCTACGGAGAACTTGTGAACGACTGGAACCGGCCGTTCACGAAGCTGACCTTCGCGGAGAAGCAGGAGTTGCAGAAGCGCCTCCTGACCCTCGGCTACTATGACGGCGAACTGGACGGCAAGATCGGCTCGGGTTCGCGCGAGGCGATCAAGGCGTTCCAGGAACGCGCTGGTCTCGCCGCAGACGGTCACCCGAGCAAGGAAGTGCTGACGACGCTTCGTCAGAGGTAG
- a CDS encoding glutamate synthase subunit beta, whose translation MGKVTGFLEIDRQVHKYQPASDRIRHFREFTLPMSDKEVEKQAARCMDCGVPYCHGPTGCPVHNQIPDWNDLVYNGDWDNAIRNLHSTNNFPEWTGRICPAPCEEACTLNLEDIPVAIKTIEQAIADKAYETGYIVPQPAAAKTGKRVAIIGSGPAGMAAAQQLGRTGHEVHVYERESRPGGLMRFGIPDFKIEKRYVDRRVEQMQGEGVTFFCNVNVGVDKSLDELTADYDAVLYCGGSEKPRPAGIPGIEFAGVHDAMPYLVQQNKRVGGEPIQSAAWAADPILANGKHVVVVGGGDTASDCVGTAFRQGAVRVTQLDIRPQPPAKEDKLTVWPYWATKMRTSSSQAEGAEREFQVATLEFIGEDGMLTGVKCCEVDEKRKPIAGTEFVIRADLAFIAIGFAGPIENGLAFKTEGLGLTRDARGSTNVVANDKDYRTSIDKLFAAGDVRRGQSLVVWAIREGRQAARAIDEFLMGSSVLPR comes from the coding sequence GTGGGCAAGGTAACAGGCTTTCTTGAGATCGACCGGCAGGTGCACAAGTACCAGCCGGCCTCCGACCGCATCCGGCATTTCCGGGAATTCACGCTGCCGATGTCGGACAAGGAGGTCGAGAAACAGGCCGCGCGCTGCATGGATTGCGGCGTCCCCTATTGCCACGGTCCGACGGGATGCCCGGTGCACAACCAGATTCCGGACTGGAACGACCTCGTCTACAACGGCGACTGGGACAATGCGATCCGCAACCTCCATTCGACCAACAATTTCCCCGAATGGACGGGCCGAATCTGCCCGGCGCCGTGCGAGGAAGCCTGCACGCTCAATCTCGAGGACATCCCGGTCGCGATCAAGACGATCGAGCAGGCGATCGCCGACAAGGCCTATGAGACCGGTTACATCGTGCCGCAGCCGGCAGCCGCGAAGACCGGCAAGCGGGTCGCCATCATCGGCTCGGGGCCCGCGGGCATGGCCGCAGCGCAGCAGCTCGGCCGCACCGGCCACGAGGTGCATGTCTACGAGCGCGAAAGCCGCCCCGGCGGGCTGATGCGCTTCGGCATTCCCGACTTCAAGATCGAGAAGCGCTATGTCGATCGCCGCGTCGAGCAGATGCAGGGGGAGGGCGTGACCTTCTTCTGCAATGTCAACGTCGGCGTCGACAAGTCGCTGGACGAACTGACGGCGGACTATGATGCGGTGCTTTACTGCGGCGGCTCGGAGAAGCCTCGGCCGGCGGGCATTCCCGGCATCGAGTTTGCGGGAGTGCACGACGCGATGCCCTACCTCGTGCAACAGAACAAGCGGGTCGGCGGCGAGCCGATCCAGTCGGCGGCCTGGGCAGCCGATCCGATCCTGGCCAACGGCAAGCACGTCGTTGTGGTGGGCGGCGGCGACACGGCCTCCGACTGCGTCGGCACGGCGTTCCGCCAGGGCGCCGTGCGCGTCACCCAGCTCGACATCCGCCCGCAGCCGCCGGCGAAGGAGGACAAGCTGACCGTCTGGCCCTACTGGGCGACCAAGATGCGCACCTCGTCCAGCCAGGCCGAGGGCGCCGAGCGCGAATTCCAGGTCGCGACGCTGGAGTTCATCGGCGAGGACGGAATGCTTACCGGCGTGAAGTGCTGCGAGGTCGACGAGAAACGCAAGCCGATCGCCGGCACCGAGTTCGTCATCCGCGCCGACCTTGCCTTCATCGCGATCGGCTTTGCCGGACCGATCGAGAACGGTCTCGCGTTCAAGACAGAAGGGCTTGGCCTGACGCGTGACGCGCGCGGTTCGACCAACGTCGTTGCCAACGACAAAGACTACCGAACCAGCATCGACAAGCTGTTCGCAGCCGGCGACGTGCGGCGCGGCCAGTCACTCGTTGTCTGGGCGATCCGCGAGGGCCGGCAGGCGGCGCGGGCGATCGACGAGTTCCTTATGGGATCCTCGGTCCTGCCACGATAG
- a CDS encoding NfeD family protein — protein sequence MLERIFAELGPWNWMVLGFVLLALEILVPGVFLLWIGIAAILVGTLSLQFWDWAIWTWQVQTLVFLALSLVSAYLGHRINKSREIDSDEPLLNRRDAQLVGRTATLEEPIREGRGRIKLDDTVWKVVGPDALPGTRVRVVSAAQGELTVETI from the coding sequence ATGCTCGAACGAATTTTCGCCGAACTGGGCCCCTGGAACTGGATGGTTCTGGGTTTCGTGCTGCTCGCTCTCGAGATTCTCGTTCCGGGCGTCTTCCTGCTCTGGATCGGTATCGCTGCGATCCTCGTCGGCACGCTGTCGCTGCAGTTCTGGGATTGGGCCATCTGGACGTGGCAGGTGCAGACCCTCGTCTTCCTCGCGCTGTCGCTCGTCTCGGCCTATCTCGGCCACCGCATCAACAAGTCGCGCGAGATCGACAGCGACGAACCACTGCTCAACCGCCGCGACGCCCAGCTCGTCGGACGCACCGCGACTCTCGAGGAGCCGATCCGCGAAGGCCGGGGCCGCATCAAGCTGGATGACACAGTGTGGAAGGTCGTGGGGCCCGACGCCCTGCCGGGCACCCGGGTGCGCGTCGTCAGCGCCGCCCAGGGCGAACTGACCGTCGAAACGATCTGA
- a CDS encoding DUF459 domain-containing protein translates to MRRSAFRKTSVNTIAIFFTIAMATAFLGSALAPAFAQERPRSLFDLLFRPGKQREVQVPQKQPRATIKRRKPASAPAEAGASAPKVAAKSEDARVVLVIGDFLASGLAEGLESAYLAVSGVRVVARASGSSGIVRDDHYDWPAEIGPIIEAEKPAAVVVMLGANDRQEMRIGDVREPKRSEPWMKEYERRATNLARAVTDRGVPLVWVGMPSFKNSTMASDMLAYNDVYRSVSESVGGSFVDIWDGFVDENGAFVTTGPDINGNPVKLRSGENGINLTRPGKRKVAFYAEKPLEKILGTARPSQIGMPGPNGLAPHLPGNLTSPADIERTAPISLTDPELSGGQELLGATFAPGAAKPETAAEKLAKEGIAPRPVAGRADDFGDGIAEKPTAEIPPGAEKTTAIAN, encoded by the coding sequence TTGCGGCGCAGTGCATTCCGGAAGACCTCCGTCAACACCATTGCGATCTTCTTCACGATCGCGATGGCCACGGCTTTTCTCGGTTCGGCCCTGGCGCCCGCATTCGCCCAGGAGCGCCCGCGCTCACTCTTCGACCTGCTGTTCCGCCCGGGCAAACAGCGCGAGGTCCAGGTCCCCCAGAAGCAGCCGCGTGCCACGATCAAGCGGCGAAAACCCGCGAGTGCCCCTGCCGAGGCGGGCGCCTCGGCTCCCAAGGTCGCGGCCAAGTCCGAGGACGCTCGCGTCGTGCTCGTCATCGGCGACTTCCTGGCGAGTGGTTTGGCGGAGGGATTGGAGAGCGCCTACCTCGCCGTTTCGGGCGTCAGGGTCGTCGCCCGGGCCAGCGGTTCCTCAGGCATCGTCCGCGACGACCACTATGACTGGCCAGCCGAGATCGGACCGATCATCGAAGCCGAGAAGCCGGCAGCGGTGGTTGTCATGCTCGGCGCCAACGATCGCCAGGAGATGCGCATCGGCGACGTGCGCGAACCGAAGCGTTCGGAGCCGTGGATGAAGGAATACGAGCGACGCGCCACGAATCTCGCCAGGGCGGTGACGGATCGCGGCGTTCCGCTGGTCTGGGTCGGCATGCCGTCGTTCAAGAATTCGACGATGGCATCCGACATGCTCGCCTACAACGACGTCTACCGATCGGTTTCGGAATCGGTCGGCGGCAGCTTCGTCGACATCTGGGACGGATTTGTCGACGAGAACGGCGCCTTCGTGACAACCGGGCCGGACATCAACGGCAATCCCGTCAAACTGCGCTCCGGCGAGAACGGCATCAACCTGACCCGCCCCGGCAAGCGCAAGGTCGCTTTCTATGCCGAGAAGCCGCTGGAGAAAATCCTAGGGACCGCCCGGCCGTCGCAGATCGGCATGCCGGGGCCGAATGGCCTCGCTCCCCACCTCCCTGGAAATCTCACGTCTCCGGCGGACATCGAGCGCACTGCTCCGATCTCGCTCACCGATCCCGAACTGAGCGGAGGCCAGGAACTTTTAGGCGCGACGTTCGCGCCTGGCGCGGCCAAGCCTGAGACGGCTGCGGAAAAGCTCGCAAAAGAGGGCATCGCACCTCGTCCGGTCGCCGGGCGGGCAGACGATTTCGGCGATGGGATCGCCGAGAAGCCGACGGCCGAGATTCCTCCCGGCGCCGAAAAGACGACCGCAATTGCCAACTGA